The following DNA comes from Odocoileus virginianus isolate 20LAN1187 ecotype Illinois chromosome 26, Ovbor_1.2, whole genome shotgun sequence.
TAGTGATTCAGCTTGTTTTCTAGTGAAGTTTCTTAAGCAAACTGAAAATTGTGAGTAAAAGCTTAACACAATGTTAACATCAATTTTGAATGACCTTGAGTCTTATCATAGAATGAATTCAGCTGGCAGTTATTTTGAGGGTGGCATCAGCCAATAAGCTGATTTAGTATTTTTAAGgcctacattttaaaagttattatttatatgtaaaatactaTTTTATCATCCGGCTTCAATGATTCAATACACTGAAGATGGCAAACTTGCAAAACAGTTTTTTGCATATAATTTTCAGTGTCATATTAGttcagtgttttatttctaaTGTGTGTTTAAAGCTTACCTTGAAtttaaggttttcttttcaaaacttgagatttttttttaataagcagagtttaggccttttttttttttaatgattatgtaTTATAAACTTGGTAAATTACATTCAGCAATGGCCATCTTAGTTTCTCAGGAATTGATATTTAGACATTATTACTATCTACTACTGTGAACCAAAACTGGGGTTTAAAAAGAAGTAGGTAAGAGTGGAGCATGGCTAAACCGTTTAAAAGAACATGAGAAAGCAAGTTCATTCTCTGAACTTACTGAAGTAGACTCACATTTTTcaagcgatttttttttttttttgtcatgcttcttttttctaatttatatacacactccagactttttttttttttaatgtttttccaaatttcttcaaaagaaagaatgagattGATCTTGCTTGCTTGacaaagttttaagaaaaagttcAAGATGAGTCCTCTGGGAAAAAATTACAGATTGGGTAATACACTTGTGATTAGtttatgactgaagcaacatcaTTAGACTAAACAAGTTAAAAATGGTAGAGATACCAATTCATATCCACTTGCATGACTAAAAAGTGAAATAGgttgatgagaatgtggagaaactgaaacttgTGTATTgcttgctggtgggaatgtaaaaaacGTTGCAGCTGCTCTGGAAGTCATTTTGGCATTTTCTCAGAAAGTTTCTAAGTAGAACCGCCATTGAACCAGCAATCTACTTGTAGGAATAtaaccaaaagaactgaaatagcTGTTGAAacaaaacttgtacacaaatgtttataagccttattcacaatagccaaaatgtagaaacaaccaaaatgtccatttgTACAGACAAAATATggtgtatccatacaatgaaatattattccaCCATACAAAGGAATGAAATGCTGATgcatacaacatggatgaacacaggctaactgaaagaagccagacaagaaGTCATGTagcatatgattccatttatatgaaatatccagaatagggaAGTCCAGTGAGGCAGGAAGCAGATTAATATGTGCCAGGGGTTAGAGGGTAAGAGTAAATTAATGGGTATGGAATTTCTtgctggggtgatgaaaatgttttgaaagtagTTAACAGATGGTAGCCACACAACATCGTGAATGTACTCATACAatggaattatatactttaaaattgttAGTCTTACATGAATTTcacctcagtttaaaaaatgttctggTATTATCATCTCAGAATGTAGTACTGTTATTTTGAAGTTAGTGTCTAAAAAAATCACCCAAGTTAATAATAGCTCTTAAACCTTCAATGTTAAAGCATGTACTTTCTCATAAAGTGGGACAACAGAATTTGAATATTACCAAAATCAGTTAAACCTCTTAATATTGTTTCCCTTTCCAAAATGAAATCTAAATTGCATTTCCATAGTATTATATTGAGCAAAACGTTAAAATTTTCgaaactttccatttttctttttattgcctggcttgtgagattttagttccctgaccagggttagaacccaggccctcagcagtgaaaacccacagtcctaaccactggaccaccagcaaattcCCACACTTAAAGGTGGggatttaaattttgtattacGTTTGGAAAACGAGTTGGTTCTTTTTTAGAGAAAAGATTTTCCCTATTCAGTTGTCATGTGGGTCTTAACAATCAACTAATAGTGCAAACTTCTGTTTTTCACTATATATGGGTTTTGGTTTTGTCTCAGACTAGTTTGTAAGAAATTTCTGCCTGCATTTCATAGCTGGAAAATACGAGATCTAAAGCTATCAGTTTCCCCCAAGGAGATTTCCCCACAGTAGCATTCTTTGGACTTCTCTAAATTGAGTTCCATTCCAGAGATCCACCTTGAGCTGAAACCACATTTTGATGACTCAAAAAAGTCACCAATGAGTAAAACTCTTGAAAATTTTTAACAACTGATTTTAGTTTCTAGAATTTAAAGAACATCACATTATAGTCAGAAATGGTTTGTTTGCTAACGAATTATACACTACCAGTTTGTATGTCTGAGTGGCAACTGTTTACGAATTCATTTAACAGGAATAATGTATTCTATAGTGTTCTTAAGTATTACAGTTTGTAATCAATAATATAAAGTTTCAAAACATTAATTCCTATAGCAAAAACAAGTTCTTGCTAGTACATTGTACCTTGCTGGTTACATAGTACAATCTGATTCACCAGAATTGTTCAACTTTCCATATTTAATTACATGTACTAAAAAACCCAAATGTAATAGAAAAATTCAATCACAGAGATGgctttaaacacttaaaaaatttctgaaataacACTTTATTCTAACTCATATACAAGGACGTTTTGGTATGCTACTTATACAGTTTTCTTAGCATTCcctaactttgggcttcccaggcggcacagtggtaaagaatccacctgccaatgaaggggatgcaggtttgatccctgggccaggaagatacggtggaaaaggaaatggcaatccaatccagtagtagtgcctggaaaattccatggacagaggagcttgtccaTGGGGGTCAGAGTGGGACACCACCGTGACAGCATAACTTTGGACTAACCGTATGAACGTAGCTGTGTACTAGAGATTTGACCAGAGTATATGGCACTTCAAAATAATACTCTATATTCTAATATTCTGAAATGCCTGCATGATCATTGTCTAGTCAGCAAATACCAAATTTGAAGAATCAGGATGTGGATGTTTAATAACTATGTAGAATTTTTGTGACCAAAGTTCGATATAGCTTGCTGTAGTGTTATTAATAATACAGGACTTGTATGTTTTTCTCATGGGCATGAGGACGTCATATTACACTTTATGTTTCtcagcttttttgttttctcagctTACTGTCAAAGTCCTATCAATGTCTGTTTGAAACGAAATCAAAACCAAATTTTAAacggaaaaaaaaattgcaaaaagctCAGATTCTGGCTTCAATATATTGTGTATCTGTAAACTGatgttaaaatgcttttaaaatgctatttaggAAGGCACAATTTGGTAGCTTCAATTTCTCATTTATAGCTTTTTCTAAACAAGATCCCCAAAAACTGCCACCTTAAATTTTTTGCTTCAAGTACTTTTAAGCACTTCAAGGTTCAATCTGAAGTGCAGGTAAAACCctctcattttcaaaattactaAGAGTAAACAATACACTGGATAGTGAGCAGAATATGAAAATGCAGGCTACTTCATCAAAAGAGGAAAGTTCTTCCAGGCTTAGAGATTAAAGAAGGTGGAACAAAGGGCTTCATGACTGGAAAATCAGAGCTCTGGTTGAAGTGAGCTCTAGCTGTCTAAGTTAAATGCAGAAATACAAGATGACATTATGGTTATCCTGAACATGAGGCTGGAGCTAAAGCATTACAAATAAAGTATGGTGATAACTGAGTTAGAAAAACTTAGTTACTAATCAGCTAGACTCTAATCAGTAAAACTATAATTTGTAATTTTCAAGAATTTggcttcatattttaaaaaaattttacagtatataaattacatatacaaTGTTTTCCTGTAACTCAAGCTATAATATAATGTTCAAGTCTATAAGTTTATTCCAGAGATGCTCAAAAACCCCATTACTACTCTCCCTTTCTCCTATTTAGAAAAACCAACAATTTCAAAAATACTTGCAGCACAGAAATACTCTGTGGTTCATCCACTATTTCAAGCCCATATCAGTAGGCAGTTTTTCAAAAGTAATGCATTGTGCTAAGGAATTCTCCTAATACCTAATATGATAGGGTCAAATACCCTGTTGATTTATGAACATTTTCCATAGGTAAGAGTGTTATAGACAATAGGATCAAGTTGACAATGTTACTGTTCACTTTGAATACTAAATTGTGCTTGCATCCTAAAAGTTAAGATAAGCTGCAGTAAGGATGGGACCATAAGTATGTCCATTTATGCCATACACTAAAAATTAAATCCTAAAAATAAGACAGTGAAAATACCTTATGTCAATcgaaaaacaaaagatgaaaaacaataGGAATTGGTTATGGTGTACTTTTTTGTTAAAGCTCTGAAGTTGTATGAAATTGCCATCCAAACTGAGGTAGAGATAGGCCCTAATGTTATTCTTTCCTTGTGAGAATGAGAGAACTTAATCCTCTCATTTCAACTTGTATGTGCTCTCCCCCTAATTATATATACATCATTTAATCTGAAGTGTGTTATGATAGAAAAATTACAAGATCattcaggtattttttttttcctttacaaaattcttaattagcaaaaaaaaaagtacttataAAATGTACACAGTGTTCTTCCTGCCAgccataaatatttttgtttttcctccaagGATAGGAAAAAAGGGTAGAGAAACTATTATGGAAACATTATGATAGTCATGTAATGAAGACACTAGAACATAACTAATAGGATAAGAATATTTTACCTTAGTGTctaattttcctctttgaaagTTATAAACACTGATTCAAATTAAATCTCCTACTAGAGCAGATTTAAATTCTATTAGACACAaatctatttccattttaaatcacATACAAGTGCTATGTGATCAGAGGGATGGGAAACACTAGGTAAGGCTTGGTGGGTGGTAACTTCTTCATGACTAGGTAATGGAATCACCTGTTCAACCTCTAAAGCATTTAAGTCAATGAAAATATAATCCAGACATCCATGAAAGCCACCGACATAATTTGTGTAAGCAGGTTCACCACAAGCACTTTTCAGTCTGAAGAAATGGCTAAGAGACATGTTGCATCGTTCCTCTTCCCCATGGGAAGTCCAGTCTTCATGATCCTCTGCGATGCTGCCACTGATGACAAAGTGATACATTCCTGTTGATGGGGTGCTATTAAAGTCCCCACAAAATATGACTGGTATGCCGGGATACAGATCACAAGAGACATGTCTAATGTGAGCCAGGGCTACTGCCATTTGAATGAGACGAATGTACCCACCTAGGAATATAAAAAACATTAATGTTaacctgccttaaaaaaaaattaaaaacccacaAATATCTGGGTAACATTCAGgatatttatttgtatgtgtggGGAGGAACTGGAGGAAAGTGgttaaatgtaaaatttcaagTTTCAAGATTAATGATATTGGGTAATTAATACACAACATGATGGCTATAGTTAATACCGCTGTATGGTATGTTTGAAAACTACTAAGGGAGTAAATCCCGGAAGTTCTCACCACAAGGAAAAACAACTTTTCTGGGGTGTTTATATGAGATTATGGATGTTAACTTAAtgtgataatcattttgcaatacacaTAAGTCATTATGCCATATACCTTAAATTGTACAGCACTGTGTATAAACTATATTttgacaaaacaaataaaaaaaagatgtatttgtGTAAAACAGCTTTTACCGACTTTAAGTTACCATGTTCAAGCCACTTGTGAAAATCAACAAAACCTACCTTTGGGGTGCCAGTAAAGATGGGTATTAGCAACACATATCTTTCTAGAAGAGTCTGTTGTAGACTGAAGAACAGAAACCTAAGATAAACAGAAAATGCTGACTTCAGTTTCTATTtcctgttttgaaatttttttttcttaaatctaagACTATATGATGAACTGACATTTTATTCCAAATCCTTCCCTGCTGATGAAGTATGATCGAAATTATGAAACTTAAGTCTAAAATTTTGGAATATACATGAATGggattcatattttatatattgattttatatatcataatattttaataacaacCCAACATATAGAGGTAGCATGAATACAGTTCAGATGGTAACACTAAGGTTGGAAACGGTGTTTTTAAGTGGTAAGTGTAGGCATAGGAGTCAGGCAGAAGTAGCTTTGAATACCCACTGTACCATTTATAGCAGTGTGACCTGGAAAgtgacatttctttttcctaaacCAGCTTCATCATGAGTGAAAAAGAAGCAATATCATCCACTTCAAAGAGAACATTTCATTGTGTGAATTCAGTTAAATGAGCTTACTCGAGGTGCATggtacacagcaggtgctcaaaaaATGGAAGCTACTCTTCTTAATATGAACAAAACCAGTTACCTAAAAAATGGACAGAGTTGTAGAGTAACATCTATAAAACGGGAACAGCAGGATTACTATGAGCCAAAATTAAAAGCTAATATTTATGGAGCTCTTCGTAAAAGATACTGGAGACTTAAAGTTCTTCAAAATGTGTCACCACAGTGTTTGGTAGTAATaagaaaatgctgctgctgctaagtcgcttcagtcgtgtctgactctgcgaccccatagacggcagcctaccaggctcctccgtctctgggattctccaggcaagaacactggagtgggttgccattgccttctccaataagaAAATATTAGCTACCAAATTATCTTATTTAGCTAGATACACGAAATCGTAAGCACGTCTTTTTTCCAGGTAATGTGAAGTGTGCAGGGCGCATTTCAAGTACTCAGTATTtgctcaatgaatgaatgaaggctaAATGACGTGCTTAAGATTCAAGAGCAAACACTTTTCAGTACCGTCTGGTCTAGTTTCATCTCTATTATaagcacccccacccctggtaCCCCTTCCAGAACCAGTATGTACAGAGACTGGCGGAGTCACTTTACCTGAACGACAGAAGACCTCTGGAGCACCCTTTCTTGCGCTGCTGGATACAAAGCTAGTTTCTCCAGCAGTTCTTTGTGAAGTGGGTCGGACTGCAGGGCTTCATGGAAAGCAATGTCATGCTGGCTAAGGAGGCTGAACTTGGACTTTCGGTAGAAAGTAGCCAGGCCTTCGTGCTGCTTGATTCGAAACACGCCCTCCAGCCCAAAGGCCTCGAGGGCCGGCACCAAGCTGTCTGTAAACACGCAGCGGTCAACTTCCTGCAAACAGATGAGGTCGGCGTTGTAGCCCGTGAGCTCCTTCTGGATAAGATTCTGGCGGTAGTCGAGTTCCAGAGCGTAAGGGGCACAGTATGGATACAGGACCGTCCGCGAGAACTCAGTCTGGGCATATGTGTCAGCCAGAATGTTGTAGGAGACTGTGCGGATGAGAGCGTCGTCCGTCACCTTCTTTGTGTAGAGATGCCGGTGGTCAAAGGTGCAGGTGCCGGGCCCAGCCTCCACTGGACACACACTTTCCAACTCCCGGCTTGGCCCGAAGCGCTGCCCATTGCCCGGAGTGCAATGAAGCTTGAGCCGTAGCCCGATGTCGGCATTAGACGGGGTGTAGACGCGCTCGTCCACACCCGTCTCGGTCCAACCAGGAGAGAGCGAAGAGGGAGACGATGACGAGGGGCCTCCGCCCTCAGGCTCCGCCGCTCTGGGTTTGGTTTCCTTGTACCAGCGAAAGAGGGAGCCGGTGGGATCCCCAAATTCGACGCCGAGCTTGGGGCATACCGGGAAGCCGGCCATGATATAGCGCGGCAACTGTAGCTCGGTGAAGGTGGGTGGGTTGCGCTCCACCTTGTACTTGACATCACCAATCTGCAGCACCGCACCGTCCTGCCAGGCGTCCACATTGAGCACGTCTTCAGCTACTGCCTCCTCCCGGTAGTACAGCTTCACCACGGGCTCGCAGGCTGCAGCCGGCTCAGGTCCAGGCCCAGCACAGGCCACGCCACTGCTTGCGTTTGCCCGGTTCTTTCTGATCTTCTTGGCGGCGGCTGCCTTAGCGTGGCCTTTAAGGGCATTGGTAGCGATCCGGCTGAGAGCCCGACCCAGCGGCTCGCTCTGGTCGCGCTGCATGTTCTTGTGGCTGCCGTCGGCCAGCGCGAATGACAGGCTTAGCTTAGGCTCGGAAGGCACACAGCGCACCACAGCGCGCTCCATCGCGCCCACCGAGGTCTCAGACGCCGCCTCGGTCCGACTGCGCCGCTCCACCGCCGTGCGGACCCCACGAAGCGCGGCGCGGACGCCTGGGAGCCTCCACATGAACCTGGCGGCCCAACGGCTGTCAAGACCTGCGGCTAAGCAACCGCCAAGTGTCAAGTAGAGAGGGAGAAGCCGCAGCCGCCGGTTCCGGGATCCATTCAGTCCCTCAACTTCCGGCCGGCGAAGAGAAGGCGCACTGAGCTCCCGCCACGCACTTTCACCAGGGCAGCTCACCTa
Coding sequences within:
- the PDE12 gene encoding 2',5'-phosphodiesterase 12 translates to MWRLPGVRAALRGVRTAVERRSRTEAASETSVGAMERAVVRCVPSEPKLSLSFALADGSHKNMQRDQSEPLGRALSRIATNALKGHAKAAAAKKIRKNRANASSGVACAGPGPEPAAACEPVVKLYYREEAVAEDVLNVDAWQDGAVLQIGDVKYKVERNPPTFTELQLPRYIMAGFPVCPKLGVEFGDPTGSLFRWYKETKPRAAEPEGGGPSSSSPSSLSPGWTETGVDERVYTPSNADIGLRLKLHCTPGNGQRFGPSRELESVCPVEAGPGTCTFDHRHLYTKKVTDDALIRTVSYNILADTYAQTEFSRTVLYPYCAPYALELDYRQNLIQKELTGYNADLICLQEVDRCVFTDSLVPALEAFGLEGVFRIKQHEGLATFYRKSKFSLLSQHDIAFHEALQSDPLHKELLEKLALYPAAQERVLQRSSVVQVSVLQSTTDSSRKICVANTHLYWHPKGGYIRLIQMAVALAHIRHVSCDLYPGIPVIFCGDFNSTPSTGMYHFVISGSIAEDHEDWTSHGEEERCNMSLSHFFRLKSACGEPAYTNYVGGFHGCLDYIFIDLNALEVEQVIPLPSHEEVTTHQALPSVSHPSDHIALVCDLKWK